One window from the genome of Gopherus evgoodei ecotype Sinaloan lineage chromosome 2, rGopEvg1_v1.p, whole genome shotgun sequence encodes:
- the LOC115647213 gene encoding solute carrier family 52, riboflavin transporter, member 2-like: MAASVMGQAMVTHVLVALFGMGSWVSVNSLWVELPVVVKWLPEGWNLPAYLSVLIALGNVGPIAVTLAHKLAPGWLKERWVIHAIQVLGVGAALFLALFWHRTAMVAGEPHSLAFLLLTFLLAFVCCTSNVTFLPFMYQFPQQFIRTFFVGQGLSALFPCVVALAQGVGKLECRNATTGNGSQPHYLEENFPADTYFWLMSAMLTVSALAFLGLILQRRRASSSPACQESSSKGSVETEESFPLQDGTPLSDSAMEIAKGAHSPAQPAYFWTGRNIYLLVLLGVSNALTNGVLPSVQSYSCLPYGSTAYHLSVVLSNIANPVACFVAMFVLCRSVVGLSVISVLGGVFAAYLMVLAVLSPCPPLLGNAAGVALVVLSWILFLGLFSYLKVVIGSLLHEAGHTALVWCGAVIQAGSLVGALAMFPLVSIYHLFQSGQDCTDSCRA; encoded by the exons ATGGCTGCCTCCGTGATGGGCCAGGCCATGGTCACCCACGTGCTGGTGGCCCTGTTCGGAATGGGCTCCTGGGTCTCCGTGAACTCCTTGTGGGTGGAGCTCCCCGTGGTGGTGAAGTGGCTTCCAGAAG GCTGGAATCTCCCTGCctacctctcagtcctcatcgcCCTGGGGAACGTGGGCCCCATCGCCGTCACCCTGGCTCACAAGCTCGCCCCTGGGTGGCTGAAGGAGCGCTGGGTCATCCATGCCAtccaggtgctgggtgtgggagCGGCCCTCTTCCTGGCTCTGTTCTGGCACCGGACGGCGATGGTGGCGGGGGAGCCCCACAGCCTGGCCTTCCTGCTCCTGACCTTCCTCCTGGCCTTCGTCTGCTGCACCTCCAACGTCACCTTCCTGCCCTTCATGTACCAGTTCCCCCAGCAGTTCATCCGCACCTTCTTCGTGGGCCAGGGCCTGAGTGCCCTCTTCCCCTGCGTGGTGGCACTGGCGCAAGGGGTGGGCAAGCTGGAGTGCCGCAACGCCACCACTGGCAacggctcccagccccactacCTGGAGGAGAACTTCCCCGCGGACACCTACTTCTGGCTGATGTCCGCCATGCTCACTGTCTCGGCGCTCGCCTTCCTGGGGCTGATCCTGCAGCGCCGCCGCGCCAGCAGCTCCCCTGCCTGCCAGGAGAGCTCTTCCAAGGGCAGCGTGGAGACGGAGGAGTCCTTCCCACTGCAGGACGGCACCCCCCTGTCGGACAGCGCCATGGAGATCGCCAAGGGCGCCCACTCCCCGGCCCAGCCCGCCTACTTCTGGACAGGCCGGAACATCTacctgctggtgctgctgggcGTCTCCAATGCGCTGACCAACGGCGTGCTGCCCTCGGTGCAGAGCTACTCCTGCCTGCCCTACGGGAGCACGGCCTACCACCTCTCCGTGGTGCTCAGCAACATCGCCAACCCCGTGGCCTGCTTCGTCGCCATGTTTGTGCTCTGCAG GTCAGTGGTGGGCTTGAGCGTCATCTCTGTGCTGGGAGGTGTCTTTGCGGCCTATTTGATGGTGCTGGCcgtgctcagcccctgccctccgCTGCTGGGCAATGCGGCTGGAGTTGCCCTGGTG GTGCTGTCCTGGATCCTGTTCCTGGGCCTCTTCTCCTACCTCAAGGTGGTGATTGGCAGCCTGCTGCACGAGGCTGGCCACACGGCGCTGGTGTGGTGTGGAGCGGTCATCCAGGCGGGCTCCCTGGTGGGCGCCCTGGCCATGTTCCCCCTCGTCAGCATCTATCACCTCTTCCAGAGCGGGCAGGACTGTACCGACAGCTGCAGGGCATGA